TATTATCAGCTAGCGGAAACTACCTGATGATACCGTGGCGTTtgagatattaaagaaattgttGGCTTTTGTGTTACAGATACGCGTTGGATAACGACAAAATCATATTACGAGGTTGTGTACTGAGAAATACACAATGGTGCTACGGCGTGGTCATCTTTGCAGGCAAGGATACCAAATTAATGCAAAACTCAGGGAAGACCAAATTTAAGAGGACCTCTATAGATAGGCTGCTGAATCTTCTGATTATCGGGATAGtgtttttcttgctttctatGTGTTTGTTTTGCATGATCGGTTGTGGTATTTGGGAGAGCCTCGTGGGTCGATATTTTCAAGTGTATTTACCCTGGGACTCGTTAGTGCCTAGCGAACCTTTAGGAGGTGCCACGGTGATCGCTCTCCTCGTATTCTTTTCGTATGCTATTGTATTGAACACAGTGGTGCCAATCAGTTTATATGTGAGTGTCGAAGTGATCAGATTCGTGCAATCGTTTCTGATCAATTGGGACGAAGAGATGTACTACGCGCCTACGAATACGCATGCCAAGGCTAGGACTACTACGTTAAACGAAGAATTGGGTCAGATAGAATACATCTTTTCTGACAAAACTGGAACATTAACGCAAAATATAATGACCTTTAATAAGTGTTCTGTGGCTGGTAAATGTTACGGTGACAGCGTAGACGAGGTTACTGGAGAAATCATCGATTTGAGCGAGGTGAGATACATTTTTAACGTATATGTAATCATCGCGTATCATCCTGTTCTTTGCCAAAGGCGCATCTATTCTGAATCTGTTCGTACACGACGTATGAAGACTCCTTTGTTaacgaagaaacaaattgTGCTTTACCTAGTGAATtatctacttttctctctatctatctgtacacacacgtacacgcgcgcgcgcgcgcgcgcacacacacacacacacaactttttctctctctttctcctccttctgtttctctttattttatagagTTGCCaactcgatcgtttcttttccttacgTCGTCAATTTGTATTTGTTCGCGAGTTACTTATTTTTACATTCATATGTGGTGGCACAGTATGGTATGCAATACGATATAATTTGCTTGGACGAATTAGAAGACATATTTGACCTGAAAATTCGCGTGCTACCAGCgtgaaattttcttcctttacctCGAAATCCtggattttattatacataccaTTTACGCACTTTTCTCCAAAGTAATTCGATcaaatttcaacgattttgACCGATTTTGACCGATTTTGACCGATTATTTTGTTATCAGCGctgtcatatttttattttactttgctAAATGCAAGTTGGATTCGGAGcacaacgaagaaagaaaactgaaaaaatgttgataacaaaatgaaagatagagattaTCTCTTTGTAAATCCATACTGTGCATAAGTTTTCGTGCACATCATTTAGCATGTGTGTGCTGCATGTAGACGGACAAAGCTGCACAAACTCCAACAATGCGATGGAAGAGCGGACAGGAATTTGTTCGTCAAGTTTATACTCCGCTTAGCGGTCCGAACGTACGTCTTCTGGAGCAAGCTGACAGAATGTCCAGTACAACACCAGAACCAGGAATCAGTGCCAGCCCAAAGCTTCAACACAAACCTTCAGTACGCATGTTCATATTCGACACGCATCTGCCAGCCAtgcaaaaattttattatacatgttttcttctttctgtcaCTATGCTCTCTACACGTACTTTAATCCTCGGTAAAGTTAATTGCACattgttgtttttatatcaacgagtaacaagaaatatatatttttcattccaaTTGCGTCgtgtaataaaattagatgCATGTTTTACGTCGCTCTCACGCTCATCTCGTAAATACTTTTAAACTTTTCATACTCGCTCATGTTCTATTTTCTTGAATAATTCAAGGACTAGCCGACTAACACCATCCGTTCACTTTCGGCTATTTCGGCGAGCTCTTTATTATAAGATTGTAACAAGAGGTATATActgcatatatgcatacgatCTGTGCTCtggtatttctttctcatttggTTCTCTACgtactaataaaaatatacgatttctctcttcttacttCCTACTGGCTCTAGAGAAAACTTTACaagagaaattatattttatataatatcgtttctaCCTTTGCAGATGATGCCACCCCTggatttttcatttaacaagGATTACGAGCCCGAATTTAAATTCTACGATCCTGCGCTTTTGGAAGCAGTCAAGCAAGGCAACGAAGACGTTCACAGTTTCTTTCGCTTATTAGCGCTATGTCACACCGTTATGCCAGAAGAGAAGCACGGAAAACTCGAGTATCAAGCACAGTCACCGGACGAGGCGGCGCTCGTTTCAGCAGCTAGAAATTTTGGTTTtgttttcaaagaaagatCTCCCAATAGCATAACGATCGAAGTAATGGGAAAGCGCGAAGTATATGAGCTACTCTGCATTCTAGACTTCAATAATGTCAGAAAAAGAATGTCCGTAATATTGAGAAAGGATGGCCATCTCAGGCTGTATTGTAAAGGAGCAGACAATGTCATTTACGAACGTTTGAAGAAAGACAGCGATGAAATTATGTCAAAGACTTTGGATCACCTCAATAAATTTGCGGGTGAAGGTTTGAGAACATTGTGCCTTTCAGTGAGAGATTTAGATGAAAGCTTCTTTAATAATTGGAAACAACGTCATCAAGAAGCCGCACTGAGTCATGAGAATAGAGACGACAAATTGGACGCTATAtacgaagagatagaaaaagatatgacGTTATTAGGTGCTACTGCCATTGAGGATAAATTGCAAGATGGTGTACCCCAAACCATCGCGAATTTAGGACTCGCTGGCATAAAATTGTGGGTATTAACAGGTGATAAACAAGGTAAATTTATGAGAACGATATATTTCATCTAGCGATCtttgaaatgaatttaaagagaaaactttCTGATTCGTACGAAACGATAGATCATTGCTCTTCTTCGTCATCCTTCGTTCCTCTATTTATGATTATCATACGTTTTATCTCTAATTTGTCTTCGATCGCTCTAATCATCCACCGTCGCCGCCGTTCAcccgtctttcttttctcacagAAACGGCCATCAACATCGGTTATTCGTGTCAACTGTTAACGGACGATCTTACCGACGTCTTTGTAGTAGATGCTACTACTTACGATGGGGTTGAAACTCAATTGACACGATATTTGGAAACTATCAAGACAGCCTCCAGCCACCAAAATCGGCCAACTCTCTCCATTGTCACATTCAGGTGGGACAAGGAAAGGTCAGGCAATTGAAAGAGATGGAGTAAAGTCTATTACCCTTTTTTCATATCTAATTCTGACTGATTAACATATTTCTTAAaagatatacctatacattGAGTGTGTCACCATGTATTGTGTAATGCTTTCTTTGTCCGGTTTATGCCAaagaattgaaatgaaaagagcCAAGTCTTTTCCTTTCGAGAATACACTCCAAATTGCTCCTTTTTTAtaggcatatatatatatatatatatacacacacacacacatatatatatatgcgctgAATATTAGCATTTCCTTGAATGAAACATTCTTGGGCATTTACCTGAAGGCATCCTAAAGGTATAACAAGAATTATATTGTGCTACAAACTTGCTTAGACGATGGTATGTGCTCTAGTATCATGTTTATACATTTTGATCCTGAAatcctttattcttctttcgttaaaatagtaaatattaaaatgtatctGCATGTGATTCGACAGCATCCAACCAAATCCTTGtataaattacaaaagttATCGGATTCTCTTCTCcgtttgaatattattatcgttataaaggaagaaacgatatGCCCATTACCTGCTTGTCGAAGATAGTATTATACACTGCAGATGTCATAGTATGGTAGATTAGGTTTTAGATGTACCTACCAAGTGCAATATACGTTTCATTTAAAGTGTTTCATTGGAAACAAAAAagtgtaaaatttataaaagataacgacgacgactactaTGATGCTTGATACtcactccttctctttctgtatgcTTAACATTAATcctagaaataattattataacaaaatttttcgaattatgTTGCTTATGTCACATTCTTGTTTCTTGTAGAATCTAATACTGTGCACCATgtttatcgttaaaatttaatgtatattatcttttacctTGGAGATCAATCTCTTCCAAGTATCCTGAATCAAATTGTgaatgatgaaaaaattacaaaatccTTTTACTTGATAATACCAAAGTTTTTGATTATCTTTATACTTTAATGATTTcacgattataaaattatttgcgaTTAAAGAGTAAGacccttttctttcgaactaatatttttttgtatacagCAGTGATACGGAATATAATCCGAGTAGAGACGAGCAGGACGAACATGAGATGGAGCAAGCTATGGGTTTTGCAGTGGTTATCAATGGACATTCCTTAGTGCACGCGTTGCATCCACAACTTGATCAACTTTTTCTAGAAGTATCGAGCCAATGTAAGTTTAATAGTAGCAAATACATATTTGCCAAGTCAGCCACGTTCATCGATCATTCGATCTTTGTAGGTAAATCTGTGATATGTTGTCGCGTAACACCTTTACAAAAAGCAATGGTCGTTGAAttgataaagaagaataaaaatgcgGTTACTCTGGCAATCGGAGATGGAGCTAATGACGTTTCAATGATAAAGACGGCTCATATTGGCGTTGGTATCAGTGGACAGGAAGGACTGCAAGCTGTACTAGCTTCTGATTATTCGATAGGGCAATTTAGATTCTTAGAAAGATTATTGCTTGTCCATGGCAGGTGGTCGTATTATAGAATGAGCAAGTTCCTTAGAtacttcttttataaaaattttgcatTCACTCTCTGCCATATCTGGTTCGCCTTCTTCTGTGGATTCAGTGCACAGGTACGtccgataatttttattaagctGGCCGTTGATTGTACAAGACAAATGATGACTTTAAGGCGAATATGATTCCTTGAGATTCCTTTGTTAGAGCAATATTGTTCCAAAGTAGAGTCAGGGTGTATGATATTGCATAGATAAGTCTGATGTGCGTATATATTTGTGAGAGaatgtatgcacgtatgcGTTTTATCCTATTCATgcttatatataggtatatacatttgtatctAGGAAAGTATATTTTggatttttttccatttcattttcaGACAGTGTTTGATCCAATGTACATTTCTGTCTATAATCTATTTTATACGTCACTGCCAGTCTTGGCGGTTGGCATATTTGATCAAGatgttaatgataaaaatagcCTAATGTATCCAAAGTTATATGCACCTGGACTTCAAAATCTTCtcttcaataaaaaagaattttgttgGAGTGCTCTACACGGTTTTTTTGCTAGTTGCGTGTTATTCTTAGTACCCTATGgtaagtattaattttttccctttaatatcttctcaatttttttttcttcgttttttttttctttattttctttttttaattacttacttctttaattactttttaagtACCTTTTCCAAAAAAgcgtattaatataaataaaattgatttaaggAACATACAAGGATGGAGTATCACCAAAGGGCTATGTACTTTCAGACCATATGCTGCTGGGCAGTGTTGTAGCTACAATATTAGTTATAGTTGTAACAGTTCAAATCGCTCTTGACACATCATATTGGACGATTGTTAATCATATTATGGTGTGGGGCTCGTTGATatggtattttattttagattacTTTTATAACTTTGTCATAGGAGGTAGTTACGCCGGCAGCCTTACAATGGTACgtatttcattattcttttatcacCGATAAAATCTTTTAGTACCGAAGAATAGTAAAGTAGTACGAAGcgtaattgatatatatatatatattttttttttcatttgttgaATCAAGGCTATGTCAGAAGCAACATTTTGGTTCACAACAGTTATAACATGTATAATACTAGTGATACCGGTTCTTTCATGGAGATTCTTCTTTATGGATGTGCGCCCAACACTCTCTGATAGAGTAAGATTGAAACAAAGATTAGCGCAATTGCGTTCTCGTCAGAGTCAGGACATTTTGCGTACTCCATCCACGAGACGCACGCGACGATCTCTGCGTTCGGGTTACGCATTTGCTCATCAAGAAGGTTTTGGACGACTTATTACATCTGGAAAAATCATGCGCAAATTACCCAATGGTGCAGATTTTAAGTTCGCTATGCCATTTACTAATAACGTTACTAAACAAGTTAATGTTGCTACTACGTCGCCAAAGGAGAACGCATCTCGGAATTCGCACACACTGGATGCTATCACTCTGTGAATCTTTACGTTAATCACAGTGTTGCACAGTAAGTATGATTTTTTCGTTCACGTACCGTAGTGACATTAAAACATTGTCACTCAGTTTGCCTTATTGAAAGTTGctctaaataattttgtctatttatattttggtGATaagagtataataattttttaaggataaagaacaaaatagataataaCTATGAAAACTGAAACAATAAAAGAACGCGtctattgttgttgttattattattcttattattattattattataattataataataattattattattactattattattattattattattattattattattattattattattattattattattattattattattattattattattattattattattattattattattattattattattattattattattattattattattattattattattattattattattattattattattattattattattattattattattattattattatctagaAATCGAAAACAATCGCGtgatcacttttttttatttctttcttcttttattttcttattttttcttcgctcacaatcaattattattatataagatcaattttataaagttTTTTATAACACCAGTATTTTGCATTTCAGTGAGGCACACTGTATCATAATAgtcttaatatatattttctacctCCTTACTGcaattgattatatttatggtttgcaaaaataattctatacgTCAATTAAGATcgcgtaaaatataatattttgttctttcatataatttacataatataattaattgtaactctaaaagtattaaattattgatttgagttattatataaaataattttaatttcttataacaTACACGAAATAATTGTATTAGAATGAGAAATTATCGCTTCGCAACTATGGAAGataaagaatttcaaaaattatttgatatttaattaacgataaataattcataacttttcgaaaatttactttctttgAAGATGTTACACTACGCAGATAACtagtaatcatttttatataccaTATGCAATTGTACAGCTTACATAGTAATAAGCATTCtaatcgttataaaaaaaattcattttactgTGATACATGTACATCATATGAACAGTTTAAAATATTGATCTTATATTGATTATCTGCTCTTtaaatatgcaaaattataaattataattataaatttaatgaagaACAAATTAGTTTGTCATTaacttcgttattattattactattattattagtattaaatCAACATTTTCGGATGCATTatcttgcttcttttttatttatataaaacactTATTTTTGATGATGCAATATTCTAAATGTCTTCTCTCTGGTAAGTTTGAAATCGAATCAAGAATACTATTGTtgtaaatttctatttacataattaaaaacGTCATCcttaaaatatatgttatttgtTCTTATTACTTCTAGTGTATGTACATCTAGAAACATGGGAAATATCTTCTGCTatcttatttgtattatatgcTATTTCTATAAAACAGAATCAAtgtaaagaatatatttactcGATACATTATTACTTGTACAAGCATATAATAGATATTCGTAGATATTCATAATTGCCTTTGTAAAACATTAATACAAACcactattaaaataatactgtATCATAGAATTCActgtaaatatttcaaagagatacatacatgtatacacgcacgcgtgcgcgcgcgcgctcatACACATACACCCACACCACACATTATATTATGTTGTATTACactacattatattatattatattatattatattatattatattatattatattatattacattacattacattatattacattatattatattatattatattatattatattacatatatacaattacattacattacataatattacattgcataaaaattaaattacattatattatattacactatatactatattatatattatattatattatattatattatattatattatactatattatattatattatattataacaaactaatattataatatataaaatattaagtatacgttttttaaaagaaagtaatatatagTTAGAATAATCTGAAGAAAGCACGAACATAATATAGCTATATTATATACTGTGAACAAACGTTTGCCTTGGACTGACTACTaaacaaacacatatacacaaacacgTATGTACCTATCGTGTATACCtgcgcgtatgtatatatagtatgtacatatgcgtATACGTAAAGTAAAAGGCAGTAgtaacgttaaaaaatatgtatttctacttttaatattactGTGAAACATAGAAACACAGATAGCTGATATATGAAAAGTGTGTTCCACAATCAAATCATTATGTAAACAGAGGACATAAACTCACTGCTTTTATGCTACTTACAATGTGTCTCATATTTGAATCACGGTTTAATTGAGATCTTTGTATATATCATACCAGTCCCATTTATCTATTAGTcgatataaattctttattgCTACTTATCAGTTTCTTGTAAGTTCAATAAGTatctcaaaaataaaattgtacaaGACCCTCTTTTATATATCCGAATACGTGTAGATTAAAATTCGAAGTACAAGGAACAACAAACTAAAGAGACTGCTGAATTTTTATTGCGATCTTCTCAatctatagaatatatatgaaatacaaataaaacgaacaaagaaagaagtggATCGTTTATAATAGTTTCATATATTGACATGTCTATttatgttagaaaaatattagaataatattatgattaGTTATAATCAATATGGAAAACTAATGTTATTAGTTTCTTGAGTCTgctttatgtatatgtttctaaaatgaaatttgtttaaGTGAAATGAGGCTGATGCTAATGATCATTGAATTGAATCTAATATTAGCGATTCGATTTactgatatataatttaatcgtttGTGAAACAAAATGGCAAGATTGTTAAACTTTCTTCAATGATGAAtagtcgtaaaaaaaaaagccaaTCACTTTGAATATGATCTTTTGTTCGAGATACCTATCTTGTTACAAGACTAGTACACTTATTTTCTTCGCTAATGTATTACaatcaaaaaattttcattataccCTTTgcatattaattaaaagtaagACGGTAATGCACACGgataagatttatatttattttaactacacgcatgataaaataaaaataaagtatcatgcataatttttattaataagcttattattaaatattaataagcaCTATTTTCGAAAGATAACAGACTTATTTTTACTCTAATAGTTACCATATCTCAGCTACCAGTGTGACTATTTGAACATAAGCAACATTCAACTTACGTTTCGTAGCTGTTTTAATGAATTCagtaaattcatatattattgtttcatcgtaagatttattaattcttaccTATCATGAA
The sequence above is a segment of the Vespula vulgaris chromosome 24, iyVesVulg1.1, whole genome shotgun sequence genome. Coding sequences within it:
- the LOC127071963 gene encoding phospholipid-transporting ATPase ID isoform X4, which encodes MIRTDEEEGPKREKKNVKGEPDIVSSAPPTCHEDEEVKECDETDVTEGKRTTTTTTTTTTTTTTTTKATTKAKATATATATATTKTTAVAAATVTVTATTTTVTVTTATTTAAAAAAAAAAATTTTVTVTVTTTTKTTTTTTTTAAAAAAATVAAAKGGAMCAVDTCIQDGNESRKKKRKRRKMRNKPQLQEQQDLSIHAVLNLPSSSEEVVEAVDECSKRDSSSSLGGTSRHNTLRESLLTVLGKLVIWKGSRYRSTTAASSSSSVPPNSPPATECIGRSTSFFSSETERRIRANNREYNSQFNYANNYIKTSKYSVLTFLPLNLFEQFQRLANFYFLCLLVLQMIPAISSLTPITTAIPLIGVLMLTAVKDAYDDFQRHSSDSQVNNRKSHTLRGTSLREEKWSQVQVGDVIRMENDHFVAADVLLLSTSEPNGLCYIETAELDGETNLKCRQCLTETAEMMDNHELVGQFDGEIVCETPNNLLNKFDGTLTWRGRKYALDNDKIILRGCVLRNTQWCYGVVIFAGKDTKLMQNSGKTKFKRTSIDRLLNLLIIGIVFFLLSMCLFCMIGCGIWESLVGRYFQVYLPWDSLVPSEPLGGATVIALLVFFSYAIVLNTVVPISLYVSVEVIRFVQSFLINWDEEMYYAPTNTHAKARTTTLNEELGQIEYIFSDKTGTLTQNIMTFNKCSVAGKCYGDSVDEVTGEIIDLSETDKAAQTPTMRWKSGQEFVRQVYTPLSGPNVRLLEQADRMSSTTPEPGISASPKLQHKPSMMPPLDFSFNKDYEPEFKFYDPALLEAVKQGNEDVHSFFRLLALCHTVMPEEKHGKLEYQAQSPDEAALVSAARNFGFVFKERSPNSITIEVMGKREVYELLCILDFNNVRKRMSVILRKDGHLRLYCKGADNVIYERLKKDSDEIMSKTLDHLNKFAGEGLRTLCLSVRDLDESFFNNWKQRHQEAALSHENRDDKLDAIYEEIEKDMTLLGATAIEDKLQDGVPQTIANLGLAGIKLWVLTGDKQETAINIGYSCQLLTDDLTDVFVVDATTYDGVETQLTRYLETIKTASSHQNRPTLSIVTFSDTEYNPSRDEQDEHEMEQAMGFAVVINGHSLVHALHPQLDQLFLEVSSQCKSVICCRVTPLQKAMVVELIKKNKNAVTLAIGDGANDVSMIKTAHIGVGISGQEGLQAVLASDYSIGQFRFLERLLLVHGRWSYYRMSKFLRYFFYKNFAFTLCHIWFAFFCGFSAQTVFDPMYISVYNLFYTSLPVLAVGIFDQDVNDKNSLMYPKLYAPGLQNLLFNKKEFCWSALHGFFASCVLFLVPYGTYKDGVSPKGYVLSDHMLLGSVVATILVIVVTVQIALDTSYWTIVNHIMVWGSLIWYFILDYFYNFVIGGSYAGSLTMAMSEATFWFTTVITCIILVIPVLSWRFFFMDVRPTLSDRVRLKQRLAQLRSRQSQDILRTPSTRRTRRSLRSGYAFAHQEGFGRLITSGKIMRKLPNGADFKFAMPFTNNVTKQVNVATTSPKENASRNSHTLDAITL